The sequence TGCTGAAAGTATGATGCCCATTATTGGCCCATCCGTTTAATGATTGCTAAGTAAATAAAAGTCATTTATGTATCTTTCTAAATATTAAATATGCGCAATAAATATGAGTGATTGGCACGTCCGCCATTAGTGCAAATAGGGGGGCCGATGGTATAAATTGGCCGTCTTGTTTTTCTGTTTTAATGACGAGAGGCCAGGCGACTGGTGCGCAATTTGCTCAAGCAATGTGGTCGTGATATTGATCGTCCCGGTTTTTTCGAGAAAATCCAACCATTCACAAACAAGCAACTGCGACACATATAACATTACGACAACCGGCAATGTATCTCCGCTCTCCTCGCGAAGGCTTTCGACGATTTGTACTACACCCTCGTAGATCATTTTTATTGGATCGCCATAATGCCGATCATGTAATTCGATCATTGAGATACGGGGGCTGTACATGACAGTAAAGCCTTCAATGAGCAAATTTTGCACCTGGTCACACCACTGATCCGGCACTTGCGCCCCAACCTTGCGGGTAAAATCCGCTAAGATCGCCGGGCTATTTTGGGATATATTAAAAAATTCCATATGTTAAGAAACTACCGGTTCTTTGCTGTGTGCAATAAGCTGAGATACGTCCTTGGGGTCGAATCGCAATAAGCGACCTAGCCGAATACTTGGCAATGGAAGCTTATGAATTGTTGACGCATTAACGTCCAGCAGCGCCGCTACCTCACCGATTCTCATCAATCCACCCGATTCCATTTTTTGCTGGGCTGCTTGTCTTGAAGTGCCTGATTGCTCTTGCATTTTTGCTCCTCTCGAATCAAATTTCTGTTACTTAAGTTTACGCACTAATCCCTATGTTTACCAGGGTGAAGCGCCATGTTTTGTGCCAACCTGACGCGTTTTACGGCACAGTTTGCAACGCCATATCGATCGCCCGATATGCCGACCTCCTAGATAGGCCGTACTCAGCCATCAAGCGCGCCCGGATGGTCGATCGTGAGATCCGCGCATCTAACATTCGCCGTGCATATGCGACCCGGTCTATGCGCGCCATCCCGGCCACGCCGTGTTCCATCGCGACATCCAAAACAATCTGCGTCACCTGAAGGCGCATAGTTTCATCGGCATCGATCGCGTTGATGCGCGTGAGAATTTCATTCAGTACAGAGGCGCGCATCAGTAATGAACAGCCGGGTTTGCAATGTCGGTGGGCGACTCGTTCATTTCGATTTCAATGAGCCGTCCCTCGATCACCATATCCGCGTCTTCGACCATATCAAGATGTCCCCTGTGTTCTTTGCAACCTTTAGCGAGGACACGCAGGGCAGTCTGTTCAACGCGCCGGGCTTGCGTCAACTCCAGCGCTTTCTCAATTTGAAGACCTGCATTCCAAAATCCCTCTAACTCGTCGGCGCGGCGTTTCTGAGCGCCAATCAGGAGCCGGTGGGTTCGGGCGGTATGCCAGCGAAGGGTTGCGGCAACTATTTCACGATCATTCATCCTGGCTTCCAATCGTTAGCGGAAAATTGAACCTGATGGCGCACACGACGGCTATTTCTACGGCAAAGATTATCGGTTTTGACCTGTGTTCTTGAATTTGCTCCATTGGGACGCCTTTTGATGTTGAACTTATAACTACCGTTAGGTAAGTTAGGTGAAGGTGAAGGTGCATCACTTCGTTAAAGCTTCGCTATGCGTTAGCCATCAGTTCGCCATACCTTCGTCATGCGTTTGCCATCTGGCAGCCGCCCCTTTTATGCCGGAAACGGTCTTTGCTTCAGTGTTCTTTATTGCCTTTTCCAACTCCTCCCGCAGTCGGTTATTGATCCAGTATTCGGGAGTAACGTGGAAAAATCTCTTCAAAACAGATTCGTTCGCCCTCCACTTCACCGGATTTAATCTACAAATGGCCTGCAACTGCTCTGGTTCGTTGGGTAAGCGGGCCTCAGACTTCCACGCGGCCATCAGCAGCAGCAAATACGCGCCATGCTGCTCGGTGTTCAGGTGCATGGTGTCGGACAGATAATCCGACACATAAAGCGGCATCCAGATGTCGGCTTTTTTCTTCTTTGCGGCAGCCATTATTTATTCCTCATACGTACATCAATGATTAACTTGCACAACTTCATCAATCCGGCGCGCTGGTGGAGATCGTTTGCATCTTCGCCAATGACATCGCTCATGCAGTACGGCAGACCGGCTTTCTTTGCTGCCTTCTCGCCGGCGCCTGACACATCGTTATCAGCGACGACGAAGGCAGGGCTCTGAATCATTGGTCCGACGTGCGCCATATTGGAATCACTGAAACAAACCAGCACAGAGGCGTTTAAACGCAGCCTGTGCAGCGCCATTTCAATCGATAGACCCGTGGCATAGCCTTCGCACAGAAACGTCTCTGCGGCGCTCCTGTTACCAAGGCGCAGCACTGAACCTTTGGCACGCATACCAAAAGCCATCTTCTTTTCCCACTGGCGCTCTTCCGGCAGCCATTCGATTGACTGCATACCCTGCAATTGATTGGTTTCCAGATTGCGCATCGGGACGATCAGGACGTGATCGGCAACCAGACCGACAGCCGCAGGCAAACCCTTAGCGTTCAGGTAGTAGTGTGTTTCCAGCTGGCACAGATCAATCAGATTTTGTGACGCTTCGGCGGCGGCACGGTAACCCCGTTGCTTGCGGGCGTCTTCCTCGACTGTCGCTGCATCGCGCATAGCACGGGCACGCTGCTTTTCTGCTTCCTCCTGAGCGGTAAGTGGTCCGCGTGGCTGATCGTTGTCGCGCCAGCCATTCGCCGCTGCCTCGTGAAACAGGGTGCCGATACCGATTTTTCCGGAGGTACCGATACTGCGCCACACAGCACGTGCTGATTTCTCGCTGTAAGACTCGGCGCCCTGGCTCCATGCGTCCCAGGCGTCAAACCCATCTTCGGCAAACTCGGCCTTGACCGCCATCCCCATTTTTACCCAGAGGTCCCGATCGTGCGGCGGGACGAACGACAGCGCGCCAGCTGCTTTATGTAGGCTCATCGTGCCGCCCGGTATGCGATGCTGTTCGCTTTGGCTTTGTTCATCACGGCGCGGCTGATCGGCACATTGGGCACCGCGTCGAAGTCGGGCATATTGCGCGGAAATACACCAGTGATGGATTTGTACAGGTGGGCTGCACGTCCCTTTGCGCTTGCCTGGTTACCTTGTCCCCGGCACAGGGTTACGGATTGCTCCCAAACGGTCAGCTTGTCGCCCACCGTCGCCTTACCAACTTTGAACTCGACCATCTCGCCCGCCTCGTGTTCAATCAGATTGGGTTTGATCTTTTCAAAGCCGCAGGACACACAGCGTTTGCGAAATGGCACGTACTGACATTGCGGGCAGTTGGCCGGGTGATCAATTTCTTCCTCATCATCCTTGCGGATCGTCTTGTCGAGTTTTTCGCCCATGTCGAGCGAATCAAGGCCATCGTGATAAATGGCTTCGTAGTCTTCAGAAAACCGGACGATATTGCCGCTGAAATCCAGAAGCAGCAAATCGGTTTTACCGGTTTCGGGTGATGCGCGTAGGCCACGACCCCACATCTGGATCGCCGTCGACAGGGATTTACGCAGCGGGCGGACGTCACAGACGCATGAGACGTCTTTCTGATCGAAACCTTTTGCAAGAGCCTCGACGGAAACCAGCACGCGTAATGTGGAATCGGGAGATTTGAAGTCCTCAAGAATTTCCTTGCGTTCGGACTCGGTAGTATCAGCGGTGAATGCTGCCGCCATGATCCCGTTGTCGTTGAATTCGCGCACCAGTCCCTCAACGTGCGCAATGGTCGAGCCGAACACGATAGTTTTGCGGCCCTCAGCGTGCCTGGTCCATTCCTTGACGACATCGCCCACTATGTCCATACCGCGCTCCTCGGCAGCCTTGTCAGTCCATTCGCCTCCGGCGGTGGCCGCACCCTTCATGTTGACCTTGGTACAGGAAAGAACGCGCATGGGTACCAGCACGCCCGACTCGGTAAGCTCGCGCATGGTGGTGGCATTGACCAGATTGGAAAACAGTTTTCCCAGGCCGTTACTGAATGGCGTGGCTGACAAGCCGATGACGGCGGCGCGGCACGTCGGGATATGCTCAGTCCATGCCTTCAACTGGGTATGTGCTTCGTCAATGATGATCAAGTCAGCGTCCGGCCAGTCCCGGCGCGCCAAGGTCTGGGCGCTGGCAATCTGGAATGGCAGGCTGGCGTTAAAGCGCCAATGATCGGACATCATTACACCGTGGGAGATCAACCCCAAGGAGTCGGCCACTTCTGACGTCTGGTTAATGAGCGTGCGGCGGTCAGCCACGAAGATGACTCGCTTGCTGCGGAGAAGAGCCTCCTGAATCAGGAACATAGCCAGGATAGTTTTGCCACTCCCGGTCGGGCTCATGACCATCTGGCTGCGATGACCACCAGAAAACCCGGCGCGCAACTTTTCGCGGGCAGCGGTTTGGAATAGGCGCGGTTCCGGAAACTTGGCGCTGGCATAATTGGGCGCATTCATTTTGCACCCCGCAGTTTTTCCAGTTCTTTTTCGGCCTTGATGGCCCGGTTCATCCAGTGCGTTACCTGCTTTGTCAGAGCAACCACCTTACCCTGCTGGCCGTTATATTGCGTTTCAGCACAATCAGCGATGGCCTTTTGACGCTTCACTTCGCCCATCGATGCCTTGACGCGATCATCAGAGTCGAACGCGCGGCCCATCATTTCGTTATCGGCCATGGTGCTTTTGAGATGATCCGCAACCTCCGCCAGTTGCTCGCGCAGGGCTTCGAGTTCGCTGATAGGTATGATGCATTCAGCATCTTGCTCGGCGTCAGGGATAACTGGATCTGGTGCTGCTTCGGGGTCGGACTCCGGTACCGGCGAATCATCGGTCGGCTGTACCTTGCCGATATTGGCGGTGTTTTGCTCGTAAACTGTGCCGTTGCGTTCCACGGTGCGAATGGCCGGCGCTGGCCCATCTTCGGAAATCCGAAGATGGGCGCGATGGCGGGTCACTGTTTTGTCGCTGACGTTACAAGCTTTGGCGATGCCGTTATCGCTCCAAGACGACCATTCCGGGTCGTTCAGCAAGGTCATTACCGCACGGCGCTTATCATCGTTGGTGCGACGCAGGCCGTGAGAGGCGTTGGCACCGACCGAATACAGCACGGCATCGCGGCATGTGCCTTCACGCACTTCGGCCATGATTTCCATGGCGCCAGCTGCTTTATGCGCAAAGTAACGGTGAAAGCCATCGGCCAGCCAGTAATTTGCACCGTCGTAAAATGTGATTACCGGTGGCAGGTCGATTCCACTGCGGATCGCTTCCGTGTATTCGGCAATGATTGACTCATTAAGAGCGGCGCGGGATTGAGTGCCGCCGTTAATGCAAACTGCGTTCAGTGGGATAGTGTAGATGTCGTGGATCATGCCGACACCTCATTCAGCGAATACAACGCGACGCCGCTATGCGTGTAACCGTCGCTATCAACGGCGTTAACGGTCGTTTTGGTGATGGGCCAACCTTGCTTTTTTAGCTCCCATATGCGCGCGGCACACTGGGCTATCCCATGAGCGCGGAGATTGTAGGTGGTCTGGTCTGCGGCCTTCAGTAATGCTACGGCACGGGTGCGCTGATCTGCAGCGGCGGTAGATTTACTGGAAATCACCTTATAATTAGGCAGTTGTTTTTTTGGGGTCGCTTTTCCTTTGCCGGGGGCGACCTTTTTTGTTTTGGGCTTCCGTGGTACCCGGCTCATTACGCGCCGCCCTGATTGATAAGGGCGCGAATGTCTTCAACTTTCCAGGCGGTGACACGCTCGGACAATTTAATTCCCATAGGGAACTTACCCGATTTAATGCCGGCCCACCAAGTAGATTTAGAAACGGGATAAACGTGAAGAACAGCTGGCAAGCGGACGTAACCAGTATTAGGAAGGGGCTCAAACATTTAATTACCTCATCAATTAAACCGCAGTGGACTTCATTGAGTCCGGTGCGTACGGTTTAACTATGATTCGGCAATTTTTTCATTTCCAATCTTTGGAAATATTATAAGTCTTTGAATCAATTGAATATTTTTATATTCTGATGTTCGGCAGCTGAGTTTTCCATTTCCTTGCCGAAGTTGCCGAACCTGCCGAATCGTAATTAATCATCCGGCGGCGTCCAATAGCGCAAAACATGCCGGGCGATATACTCGCGATCCGGATAATTTCCACCATTGGTTTTTACTTCATTTTCCGGTAATTTGCACCAATCCGCCACGTCACCTCTAATACTGTTTTTGGTAGGGTTGCACCCATTTTTTTTATGAAATCGCCAAATTTTCGTAGCGCCTTCCTGTGCTCTCATTATCCAATTTGATGTCGTAATCGTACTAGAGGTGTTTTCGATAGCTGGAATGCTGTTTGCAGTTATAACCAGCCCCGCCTGATTTGCAGCGATAGGATCGGGAAATCGAAATATCATTCGCGACTCATTATGCGCAAGCCATTCGTTCAAATCGTCCCAATATGCTTCCTCGTAATCTTTCCGAATATGCTTATTTAGAACATACGAATAATGATCCGTTTTCCCAGGCGCGTACGTCCGTAATACTCCAGTCTTGGCAGCATCAACTAGTTTGCTTAGCATCTGCATTGGATCTGCCTGTCCTCCGTTGCCTAATGCATTAGTGGCTTCTTGGAGTGTGTAGCGACCTGCGGCTATTTTTTCTTCTTCTTGCTTCTCAATTAGCTTCGTCTCTGGGAATTCAGGGCCATGTAAGAAAAAACTAGGTGCCAACCATCGGCGCGCGTCTTCTACTGAAATAATTGTGTCAGATTCGAGCTTGGTAGCAGGCGCAAGATATTGAGTATGAGCCACCAATACACCATTTTTAATGGCATCGTCGATTAGATTAAAATGACTTGTCCTGACATTAATCCTTTCGTAGTGCGCATCTCCGACAGGGTCGGTAAATCGTACCTGTAAGTTCCATGTTGGCTTGTTCGGTGCATTATCGAAAGCGTCTGCATAACTGCCCCACTCAGCTTTTCCGATAACATTTTTTGATATTTTTGGCAGGTCGGACAATATTGTATTAAGCAAACTCCATTCTTCATCTGTAAGGTCACATTCGCTCCATTGGTTATCAGCCAGAGGAATATGCTTTTTGATCCCGCACAAGGTTGATGGCGTATCTGGTATCGGCACCAGCCCATTAGCTATCCAATCCGCCATATCCACGGCTAATACGGTTGTGGACTCAATTGGAATATTGATTATATGTTGCTGCATATACGTCCCTTCGACGCCCCTAAAGTGGAAGTCATGCCAACGCGGCAAGGGTATCCGCGCTTTCGGCTGGCCGGCCTAGGCATGACTAAACTGGTATTGCGATTGGTGCAAAATTCTATACTTTGATTATAGGCTGCAAAGGGCACAAAGCCCGGACTTAGAAGTTACGAGTAGATTTGTAAATGTGGGCAGCGTCTACATTTGAAAGTCTTAATACCCGCGTTCCGGGCATTTACTCCCGGCCTTGACGAACAAATATTCGTCGGACTACCGGCGGTTAAATCGCGTTTCTACCGCGACTTCACCTGCATGCCCGCAACTCGGGTATGTAGAAAGCCAGATACGGCAAAATGCCGCATCAACAATTAATTACAAGTACACCGCCGGTGTACTTCGGTTCACGGAAAGGGCTGCGTTTGTAACGTTGCTGCTAGCGGCTTCTACATGTCCGGTGAGCGGACATTAAGTCCGCCTAAATGTGGACGCAGCCAGTATTTGTAAATGTGTATTCTCCGCACATTTATCATCTACCTACGGATGCAGCCCACATCTATAAATCTTAATGCGGGGAAATCACGTATTTATACATGCGGACATTCCACGCATATAGTTTCTAATTACGGAAAATCTGCTACTTCAGAAACAGGAAATTTTGGTATCGAAACCCCCTGTTTCATCCTGCTAGCCAATCAGGTTTGAAAGTATGTCATTGGTTTCGGTATCATCCATATGACCCGAGTCCGATAAGTAGCGGAACACGGCAATCGCCTCATCCTTTGTTTTGGCCCGAATGTGGGCTAGGCGACGGAATGTAAACCTTTCTCGCTCAGTTGATTCAACGGCCGGATCGCCAACACCATCAACAGCTGCTCGCATCTTGTACAAGCGATCCCAGTACGCCAGCTCATATAAGCAATCGCTCAATGTATGCGGCATCAGATCGGTGCGTGCTGTAAATCTCTTATCTACCTCGGCCTGGTCAAACTTCCAGCCCCTCTCACGCTCTAGGCCCTCAAGCGCCTCAATGCAAAGCTGCTCGACCGGCGTGCTTGCAAATAGGTCCTCGCCAAAGCGAGCGCTGGCCTCCTGCTGATTGCTCAGTTTTACGATAGACCGTTTTGCCAGCCCCTCAAGATCGGAAAAACCGAATGATGCGAACGTTGCCGCAAATGACCCAGGGTGCATAGCAGTCAAATGCGCTGTGTAGCGCTTCTCCAGTTCGGCAAGCGGTGTTTTGATGCGACTAGCACCAAGCATAGCCTTTTCGATCAATGCAGCCTGGCCGGTGCTGATGACTGAGCGCAACCAAAGAAGTGCATCCACCTCCTTATCACCGGTAACGTCTTTCTGAGGCGGCAATTCCGGTACGGTCAGATCGGTACTGGTGCTTTCTCTGATAGCCGGCAGAGTGAACAACTCTCGGTGCTTCGGGTTATCGCGAAACTCTCCGGATCGGGAGCATATCGTTTTCACGGTCCCCAGCGGTAGCGCGGTCATTTCAGCTACCTTGCTTAACGAATGGGTGCGGCGCAGGTCGAGAACTTGACGGCGTAATTGGTCGGGTAATTGGATTGCCATTAGGTATTGTGGTGAAACAGGGGGTTTCATCATGTCACACGTGAAACCCCCTGTTTCAATCTTTCTTTATTGGTTGATCGGGTTTGAGCCTTAAGTCCTCGTCACTCAGCAACGTGCGCTTTCCTTTATTTGTGGTTTTGATGATCGAGCGCTTAGTCGCGTTTGTAACTCGGATAAGAGCGCCGGGTAAAACGAAGTCCGATTTGAAATCCGACTTATCTCAAATCTTAGCGGGACCACTCCGATTCCAAATCCGACCAAGATTGCGTTGACCGCTAAGTGCCACCGAATACTAAAAGCCTGTGATCGATGACCGGGGTATATCCAAAACTGGATACACCTCGGCGATCATTCGGATTTGAAATCCAGAAGGTGGATCAAGCCAACGAGGTACCGGAAACAGCTCCGAATTTTTGGTCGTCGTTTGGGCCGCGCGCACTTCTTTACCCCTTTTTCCCCCATAGATTCAAGGACAAACCATACAGAGGAAAAACACTACAGATGGCAACCTCTAGAACATGTTCAGTTTCTGAAGTGATTAAAGAATAGGCACTCTCCTATGTGTAGTTGTTCAGAAACTGAAGTGATGAACCTGAAACTTTCAGCTCATCGCTTCAGAAACTGAACAAGCAGAGGCCTGTTTTGGAGCTAATCGCTTCAGATTCTGAACTACAGAAGTTAATTTTATCGGAGCCGATTTATTGGTCGCCTGAATCAGATTGATAAAGTTCAAGTACGGAAATTTAGCCGGATCTATATCCATTTCTCTATCGTAATCAAGTCTCCACCAAGTGAAGCCGACCCACTCCGCAGTGCTTGGTGGATGACCCTTGCGAGTCATCACCACAAACAGGCACTCCAATAACGCGCTCTTGGCGTCCAATAGCGTTTTACTGGATTTCCATCCACATTGCTTCATGACCGTTATCGATGGACACAACCGACCATTATTCTTGCCGGTGTACTGGCTCATCAGATCAATAGCAAGTTTTATCGCACTCGGTGGCAGGGTTTGCCATTCAGATGACTGGATAATGT is a genomic window of Glaciimonas sp. PAMC28666 containing:
- a CDS encoding AlpA family transcriptional regulator — encoded protein: MFEPLPNTGYVRLPAVLHVYPVSKSTWWAGIKSGKFPMGIKLSERVTAWKVEDIRALINQGGA
- a CDS encoding helix-turn-helix domain-containing protein; the protein is MSRVPRKPKTKKVAPGKGKATPKKQLPNYKVISSKSTAAADQRTRAVALLKAADQTTYNLRAHGIAQCAARIWELKKQGWPITKTTVNAVDSDGYTHSGVALYSLNEVSA
- a CDS encoding helix-turn-helix domain-containing protein; the protein is MQEQSGTSRQAAQQKMESGGLMRIGEVAALLDVNASTIHKLPLPSIRLGRLLRFDPKDVSQLIAHSKEPVVS
- a CDS encoding DEAD/DEAH box helicase, with product MNAPNYASAKFPEPRLFQTAAREKLRAGFSGGHRSQMVMSPTGSGKTILAMFLIQEALLRSKRVIFVADRRTLINQTSEVADSLGLISHGVMMSDHWRFNASLPFQIASAQTLARRDWPDADLIIIDEAHTQLKAWTEHIPTCRAAVIGLSATPFSNGLGKLFSNLVNATTMRELTESGVLVPMRVLSCTKVNMKGAATAGGEWTDKAAEERGMDIVGDVVKEWTRHAEGRKTIVFGSTIAHVEGLVREFNDNGIMAAAFTADTTESERKEILEDFKSPDSTLRVLVSVEALAKGFDQKDVSCVCDVRPLRKSLSTAIQMWGRGLRASPETGKTDLLLLDFSGNIVRFSEDYEAIYHDGLDSLDMGEKLDKTIRKDDEEEIDHPANCPQCQYVPFRKRCVSCGFEKIKPNLIEHEAGEMVEFKVGKATVGDKLTVWEQSVTLCRGQGNQASAKGRAAHLYKSITGVFPRNMPDFDAVPNVPISRAVMNKAKANSIAYRAAR
- a CDS encoding PriCT-2 domain-containing protein encodes the protein MSLHKAAGALSFVPPHDRDLWVKMGMAVKAEFAEDGFDAWDAWSQGAESYSEKSARAVWRSIGTSGKIGIGTLFHEAAANGWRDNDQPRGPLTAQEEAEKQRARAMRDAATVEEDARKQRGYRAAAEASQNLIDLCQLETHYYLNAKGLPAAVGLVADHVLIVPMRNLETNQLQGMQSIEWLPEERQWEKKMAFGMRAKGSVLRLGNRSAAETFLCEGYATGLSIEMALHRLRLNASVLVCFSDSNMAHVGPMIQSPAFVVADNDVSGAGEKAAKKAGLPYCMSDVIGEDANDLHQRAGLMKLCKLIIDVRMRNK
- a CDS encoding DUF1376 domain-containing protein — its product is MAAAKKKKADIWMPLYVSDYLSDTMHLNTEQHGAYLLLLMAAWKSEARLPNEPEQLQAICRLNPVKWRANESVLKRFFHVTPEYWINNRLREELEKAIKNTEAKTVSGIKGAAARWQTHDEGMAN